A single genomic interval of Gemmatimonadota bacterium harbors:
- a CDS encoding TonB-dependent receptor codes for MKPPVRPASASPIFGLATALVLLLAQPAVSQTGSVTGRITDAASGAALTQVQTYLEGTGLGTLSRTDGRFVILNVPTGDYVLLAERIGYAGYRSEITITDGGTVELDFVMVSEALGLDEIVVTGTAGAARRREIGNTIAQVTTADVLESPQNVDALLQGRVAGMQVFTASGNAGSGARIRLRGNVSVAMSNQPIIYVDGVRIRSDGFHKNVPPTGYPGRSGNDVSSPLNSINPSDIERIEVIKGAAATTLYGTEAAAGVIQIFTKRGHRGGAQWTVSVEQGVARLQPFGFPSSERPSWEDATSAAGGTSDFMFIDPWLRNAHQQRYAVSVGGGGESLQYFVSGALEDDLGVLPNDSQRKSNIRGNFTFSPATNLQVQWNTSFTNDQFSNTAAGNNAHGLTLNVYRRSRNYFGNEEKENLDKLLGQEITTQVDHFITGGTATYSPTSNFSNRLSVGYDLAQQNNRNLRPFGFVRAPTGILADNRSEFETLTFDYVGTLSFDLTDAVGSALSFGGQSVTSEVSQTVAYGENFPGPGSPTVTTAGTKLGFEVRERVVNAGFFAQNVFDYRDRYFLTAGMRVDGNSAFGRDFGLQAYPKVSGSWVVSDEEFWSFDGQLKLRAAWGQSGRAPGAFDAVQTYDGVGWGTQPAFYPRVLGNAELGPERTAELEVGFDATLFSDRLALELTYYDQHTTDALFAVRQIPSLGFIDSNGGSSQLENVGEIFNSGIEAVVYGTLFENEAWSFDLGATAYTNSSSAGLPEAFAPIAVGGNGWVVDSLPAPIIRGECVENPDEIAEPIIVDDCDYGPNAPTHIFGINTNISMPGGLRFSARGEYQGGHYVTAGVANSAVSRSVIWAGCYDAYSKLSSFEDIANGNLSNWTALERARCDRRNTDSNFWAEKADFFKIREVALMIPVPESLLGDAASSASITVSGRNIFRWTNPDWTHFDPEMGGNNDNNPVTRDGADPGDFLVASISEHIPAPAVWTVALRMVF; via the coding sequence ATGAAACCACCTGTTCGGCCTGCATCGGCCTCCCCAATCTTCGGCCTCGCGACGGCCCTGGTCCTGCTCCTCGCCCAGCCGGCGGTCTCGCAGACCGGGTCGGTCACCGGTCGGATCACCGACGCCGCCTCGGGCGCCGCGCTGACGCAGGTCCAGACCTATCTCGAGGGCACGGGTCTGGGCACGCTCTCGCGCACGGACGGCCGCTTCGTCATCCTTAACGTGCCCACCGGCGACTACGTCCTGCTGGCTGAGAGGATCGGCTATGCGGGATACCGGAGCGAGATCACGATCACCGACGGCGGTACGGTCGAACTCGACTTCGTCATGGTTTCCGAGGCTCTCGGTCTCGACGAGATCGTGGTCACCGGCACGGCCGGGGCGGCCCGGAGGAGGGAAATCGGCAACACGATCGCCCAGGTGACGACTGCCGACGTGCTCGAGTCGCCGCAGAACGTGGACGCGCTCCTTCAAGGCAGGGTCGCCGGGATGCAGGTCTTCACCGCCTCCGGAAACGCCGGCAGCGGCGCCCGTATCCGTCTGCGTGGAAACGTGAGCGTGGCGATGAGCAACCAGCCCATCATCTACGTGGACGGCGTGCGTATCCGTTCCGACGGCTTCCACAAGAACGTGCCGCCCACCGGCTACCCGGGAAGAAGCGGCAACGACGTGTCGAGCCCACTCAACTCAATCAACCCCAGCGACATCGAGCGCATCGAGGTGATCAAGGGTGCGGCGGCGACCACGCTCTACGGTACCGAGGCTGCGGCCGGCGTAATCCAGATCTTCACGAAGCGAGGACATCGCGGCGGAGCCCAGTGGACCGTCTCGGTCGAGCAGGGCGTCGCCCGGCTCCAGCCCTTCGGCTTCCCGTCGAGCGAACGTCCCTCCTGGGAGGACGCGACGAGCGCGGCGGGCGGCACCTCCGACTTCATGTTCATCGACCCTTGGCTCCGCAACGCTCACCAGCAGCGTTACGCGGTATCGGTGGGGGGCGGCGGAGAGTCGCTCCAGTACTTCGTCTCCGGCGCCCTCGAGGACGACCTCGGCGTCCTTCCGAACGACAGCCAGCGGAAGTCAAACATCCGGGGCAACTTCACCTTCTCTCCGGCGACCAACCTCCAGGTCCAGTGGAACACCTCGTTTACAAACGATCAGTTCTCGAACACGGCGGCCGGCAACAACGCCCATGGATTGACCCTTAACGTCTACCGCAGGAGCCGCAACTACTTCGGCAACGAGGAGAAGGAGAATCTGGACAAGCTGCTCGGCCAGGAGATCACCACCCAGGTCGATCACTTCATCACCGGGGGAACGGCCACATACTCCCCCACGAGCAACTTCTCCAATCGCTTGAGCGTCGGCTACGATCTGGCGCAGCAGAACAACCGCAACCTGCGTCCGTTCGGCTTCGTCCGCGCTCCCACCGGCATCCTCGCCGACAACCGCTCCGAGTTCGAGACTCTCACTTTCGACTACGTGGGAACGCTCTCCTTCGATCTCACCGACGCCGTCGGCTCGGCCCTCTCCTTTGGAGGTCAGAGCGTCACCAGCGAGGTGTCGCAGACCGTGGCCTACGGCGAGAACTTCCCGGGGCCGGGTTCTCCCACGGTGACCACAGCCGGCACCAAGCTCGGATTCGAGGTGCGGGAGCGGGTGGTGAACGCCGGATTCTTCGCGCAGAACGTCTTCGACTACCGGGATCGCTACTTCCTCACGGCCGGAATGCGCGTCGACGGCAACTCGGCGTTCGGAAGGGACTTCGGACTCCAGGCCTACCCCAAGGTCAGTGGAAGCTGGGTGGTTTCGGACGAAGAGTTCTGGAGCTTCGACGGCCAGCTCAAGCTGCGGGCGGCCTGGGGACAGTCGGGACGGGCTCCGGGCGCCTTCGACGCGGTCCAGACCTACGACGGCGTGGGCTGGGGCACTCAGCCCGCCTTCTATCCGCGCGTGCTGGGGAATGCCGAACTCGGCCCGGAACGCACGGCCGAGCTGGAGGTCGGATTTGACGCTACGCTCTTCAGCGACAGGCTGGCGCTCGAGCTCACATACTACGACCAGCATACGACCGACGCGCTCTTCGCGGTGCGTCAGATACCATCCCTCGGCTTCATCGACTCGAACGGCGGCTCGTCGCAGCTCGAAAACGTGGGCGAGATCTTCAACAGCGGCATCGAGGCCGTGGTTTACGGAACCCTCTTCGAGAACGAGGCGTGGAGCTTCGATCTCGGCGCCACCGCTTACACGAACAGCAGTTCGGCCGGACTGCCGGAGGCATTCGCGCCCATCGCGGTCGGAGGCAACGGCTGGGTGGTCGACTCCCTGCCCGCGCCCATCATTCGAGGCGAGTGCGTGGAGAACCCCGACGAGATCGCCGAGCCGATCATCGTCGACGACTGCGACTACGGCCCCAACGCCCCCACTCACATCTTCGGGATTAACACCAACATCTCCATGCCGGGCGGTCTGCGGTTCAGCGCCCGCGGCGAATACCAGGGAGGTCACTACGTCACCGCCGGCGTGGCGAACAGCGCGGTGTCGCGCTCGGTTATCTGGGCGGGGTGCTACGACGCCTACAGCAAGCTGAGCTCGTTCGAGGACATCGCCAACGGCAACCTGTCGAATTGGACGGCGCTCGAGCGCGCCCGCTGCGACAGGCGCAACACCGACTCCAACTTCTGGGCCGAGAAGGCCGACTTCTTCAAGATCCGGGAGGTCGCGCTCATGATTCCGGTTCCCGAGTCCCTTCTGGGCGACGCCGCCAGCAGCGCCTCGATCACCGTATCGGGGCGGAACATCTTCCGCTGGACCAACCCGGACTGGACGCACTTCGATCCCGAGATGGGCGGCAACAACGACAACAACCCGGTGACCCGAGACGGAGCCGACCCCGGAGACTTCCTGGTCGCCAGCATCAGCGAACACATACCGGCGCCCGCGGTCTGGACCGTGGCGCTGCGGATGGTCTTCTAG
- a CDS encoding J domain-containing protein: MADYYDLLGVPKDASAEQIKRAYRKQALKYHPDRNQGSGEAEELFKEATRAYETLKDPDQRARYDRFGEAGVSGGGATGQRGFGFDMNAALEVFLRDFGGAGMGGFGDIFDPGGSYRRDRSGVERGETMRIRLRLKLADVVTGVTRQLRLALLERCRTCSGSGSSTGARSVCTVCEGRGEIRRLQRSIVGQMVTVQPCRSCGGEGRVVSDPCRECSGEGRKRESRTLEVEVPPGVGSENFLTLKERGSVGRGGGPRGDIVVMLHVEDDPRFERDGTMLIHEVAVTFSTAALGREMEVPTLDGPAKVTVPAGVQSGDTLRLKGLGLPELQGRNRGDQLLKVRVWTPEQLSPEQERLFRELSELEGSPPVPGAGPRVIKGFWERVKGALSGN; this comes from the coding sequence ATGGCCGACTACTACGACCTGCTCGGGGTACCCAAGGACGCGAGCGCCGAGCAGATAAAGAGAGCCTATCGCAAGCAGGCGCTCAAGTACCACCCCGATCGCAACCAGGGGTCCGGGGAAGCCGAGGAGCTTTTCAAGGAGGCCACCCGCGCATACGAAACTCTCAAGGACCCGGACCAGCGCGCCCGCTACGACCGCTTCGGGGAGGCCGGCGTGAGCGGCGGGGGAGCGACCGGCCAACGTGGGTTCGGTTTCGACATGAACGCGGCCCTCGAGGTCTTTCTGCGCGATTTCGGCGGAGCCGGAATGGGCGGCTTCGGTGACATTTTCGATCCCGGCGGTTCCTACCGACGCGACCGGAGCGGCGTGGAGCGGGGCGAAACCATGCGCATTCGTCTCAGGCTCAAGCTCGCCGACGTGGTCACCGGGGTTACCAGGCAGTTGAGGCTGGCTCTGCTGGAGCGTTGCCGGACCTGCTCAGGTTCGGGCTCCTCGACCGGGGCTCGGTCGGTATGCACCGTTTGCGAGGGCAGGGGAGAGATCCGGCGCCTGCAGCGTTCGATCGTCGGTCAGATGGTGACCGTCCAGCCCTGCCGGAGCTGCGGCGGCGAAGGCCGCGTCGTTTCGGATCCTTGCCGCGAATGTTCGGGGGAGGGCCGCAAACGCGAGTCGCGGACCCTGGAGGTGGAGGTTCCGCCCGGGGTCGGCTCGGAGAATTTCCTGACCCTCAAGGAACGCGGCAGCGTGGGACGGGGCGGAGGCCCGAGAGGCGACATCGTCGTGATGCTCCACGTCGAGGACGATCCCCGCTTCGAGCGAGACGGCACCATGCTGATCCACGAGGTGGCCGTCACCTTCTCGACAGCTGCCCTCGGGAGAGAGATGGAAGTCCCTACGCTCGACGGTCCCGCGAAGGTCACCGTCCCGGCCGGGGTCCAGAGCGGCGACACCCTGCGCTTGAAGGGACTGGGGCTGCCCGAGTTGCAAGGCCGAAACCGAGGTGATCAGCTCCTCAAGGTCAGGGTCTGGACTCCGGAGCAGTTGAGTCCGGAACAGGAGCGTCTCTTCCGGGAGTTGAGCGAGCTGGAAGGATCTCCGCCCGTCCCCGGAGCCGGTCCCCGGGTTATCAAGGGGTTCTGGGAGCGGGTCAAGGGCGCCTTGAGCGGGAACTGA
- a CDS encoding RagB/SusD family nutrient uptake outer membrane protein: MTSITNIKRLFAASLAAVAVSSCDTEVVNPGPIDSSFLDDPASQLAIANGAGRALADALNWISYTSAAIAREVHPSGSTGSFGISPNQQDGRLEEDEVGAHWSFSHRARFLATNGLERIDGLDPADQDQEQLAQLYLWAGFTHRLLGESMCQAVIDGGAQQSHRVHLNDALAAFNQAASFGDSEVQNAAIAGRASVHVQLGDWDSAVADATRIQPGMSFVMPYFSIGDDAQANRIHRASRAQPYKAHTTRFTWVEGYGQEPTGSPYGDPRIPYVVTGTYGDAATGCCGSVDFNPQQKHGDDDSPIELASYEEMQLIIAEDLILHRDDIQGGMAIINSLRTAAGMNAESAGTLTEAMTFLKREHAIEMWLEGRRLAALRRWNATQTPGDLHPLEQVGDGNNTTGSHLETRDFCFPISEAEWDTNPNLTR, encoded by the coding sequence ATGACATCGATCACGAACATCAAGCGGCTGTTCGCCGCCTCCCTCGCTGCGGTCGCGGTCTCGTCGTGCGACACCGAGGTCGTCAACCCCGGACCCATCGACTCCAGCTTCCTCGACGATCCGGCCTCGCAACTCGCCATCGCCAACGGCGCCGGGCGGGCCCTCGCCGACGCGCTCAACTGGATCTCCTATACCAGCGCGGCGATCGCTCGCGAAGTTCACCCCTCCGGCTCGACGGGGTCCTTCGGGATCTCGCCGAACCAGCAGGACGGCCGTCTGGAGGAGGACGAGGTGGGCGCCCACTGGTCGTTCTCGCACCGGGCGCGCTTCCTCGCCACCAACGGCCTGGAGCGCATCGACGGACTCGACCCTGCGGATCAGGACCAGGAACAACTCGCCCAGCTCTATCTCTGGGCCGGATTCACCCACCGTCTGCTCGGCGAGAGCATGTGCCAAGCGGTCATCGACGGCGGAGCGCAGCAATCCCACAGGGTACACCTGAACGACGCCCTGGCGGCCTTCAATCAAGCAGCGAGCTTTGGCGACTCCGAAGTTCAGAACGCGGCGATCGCGGGCAGGGCTTCGGTGCATGTCCAGCTCGGCGACTGGGACTCCGCAGTGGCGGACGCGACTCGGATCCAACCTGGGATGAGCTTCGTGATGCCCTACTTCAGCATCGGCGACGACGCCCAGGCCAACCGCATTCATCGCGCCTCGCGGGCCCAGCCCTACAAGGCGCACACCACCAGGTTCACCTGGGTCGAGGGCTACGGCCAGGAACCGACCGGATCTCCCTACGGCGATCCGCGCATTCCGTACGTAGTCACGGGCACCTACGGCGACGCCGCCACGGGCTGTTGCGGATCGGTGGATTTCAACCCGCAGCAGAAGCACGGCGACGACGACTCGCCCATCGAGCTCGCCTCCTACGAGGAGATGCAGCTCATCATCGCCGAAGACCTGATCCTGCACAGGGACGACATCCAGGGCGGCATGGCCATCATCAACTCGCTGCGCACTGCGGCAGGCATGAACGCGGAGAGCGCGGGCACGTTGACCGAAGCCATGACCTTCCTGAAGCGCGAGCACGCGATCGAGATGTGGCTTGAGGGGAGGCGGCTGGCGGCGCTGCGCCGCTGGAACGCCACACAGACTCCCGGCGATCTCCACCCGCTCGAACAGGTAGGTGACGGAAACAACACGACGGGTTCTCATCTCGAGACCCGGGACTTCTGCTTCCCGATTTCGGAAGCGGAGTGGGACACCAACCCGAACCTGACGCGCTGA
- a CDS encoding GatB/YqeY domain-containing protein has protein sequence MTTKTLMARLRADLATARRARDRERILVLSTTIAEVRNSEIDRGVTLGDDDVLGVIARGIKRRREAAELAHKAGREDLVAVEGSQAEVLGAYLPAALTEAEVREFVREAISTGTTHMGAVMGKVMPKIRGRFDGRDASRVVREELAAASRGDASER, from the coding sequence ATGACCACCAAAACGCTGATGGCACGACTTCGCGCGGACCTCGCCACCGCCCGTCGGGCCCGGGACCGCGAGCGGATTCTCGTGCTCTCGACCACGATAGCCGAGGTGCGGAACAGCGAGATCGACCGAGGCGTGACGCTCGGTGACGACGATGTGCTCGGTGTCATCGCGCGGGGCATCAAGAGGCGTCGGGAAGCTGCGGAACTTGCGCACAAGGCGGGTAGAGAAGATCTGGTCGCCGTGGAAGGGTCGCAGGCGGAGGTGCTCGGCGCCTACCTTCCTGCGGCCCTGACCGAGGCCGAGGTGCGTGAGTTCGTACGCGAGGCGATCTCGACCGGTACCACGCACATGGGGGCCGTGATGGGGAAGGTCATGCCGAAGATCAGGGGCCGTTTCGACGGTCGGGATGCGAGCCGCGTAGTGCGCGAGGAGCTGGCGGCCGCCTCCCGGGGGGATGCGTCTGAACGCTAG
- a CDS encoding PKD domain-containing protein → MVKPGYVPGRLRGPRPSRIPISGSGPSRTLTGTIVGLGALTLAILAGCSESTLSVGHELRFGLSSNSPVPVGDSVIFRYDVAGTSLSGMVIDFGDSSADSLSFHGAQTATGRVAHRYGRSGSFPVSATVTDAIQGARTETLSVQVDP, encoded by the coding sequence ATGGTGAAGCCCGGATACGTCCCCGGCCGGCTCCGCGGACCGAGGCCCTCCCGAATCCCGATCAGCGGATCCGGACCGAGCCGGACGCTCACCGGGACGATCGTCGGACTGGGAGCGCTGACCCTTGCGATTCTGGCCGGGTGCTCCGAGTCGACCCTGTCCGTGGGTCACGAGCTCCGGTTCGGCCTGAGCTCCAACTCACCGGTCCCCGTCGGAGATTCCGTCATCTTCAGGTACGATGTCGCCGGCACCTCGCTCTCGGGAATGGTCATCGATTTCGGCGACTCTTCGGCCGATTCGCTCTCCTTCCACGGAGCCCAGACCGCCACCGGCCGCGTCGCCCATCGGTACGGCCGGAGCGGATCCTTCCCGGTTTCGGCAACCGTCACCGACGCGATTCAGGGTGCCCGAACCGAGACGCTTTCGGTCCAGGTCGACCCGTGA